The DNA window TTGGCGCGCGCCGCCCAAATCGCTGGCAGGTGCGCGGCATCGATGCGTTCATCGACCAGCCGCCACATCGTGGTCGTGGAGGCCTTGGCGCCGAAGACGTGTTCACGATCGGCGCACCGCTGCCCGACCCCGTCGATGCAGTCCGCGCCGTCTGCGACCGCGGCGGCCAGATCGGCGAACACCTCGCCGGGGGCGTACACCCACGGGCCCCGGTAGGTGTCGGCCAACGCGGCCGTGACCTGCCCCGACAGGCCGGTACGGTCGGCCAGTTCGCGCAGCATGCCCATCCCGGCATGCGACACGACACCCTGGCCGTCAGCAGACACTTTCACCCGCAATGAGCCCGCGATATTCTTCACCTGCGAAGTGCCTTCCCATAGGATCGTTGAACCGTAGAGAAGTCCAATTATCCCTTGCAGGACAGGCACTTTCGCTTATCTACACACCACAACCACAAATATCTACGAAAAATCCGGGCTAGCCGAACAACACGACGAATGGGCCGAATCCCGCCGCTACCTTAGCCTCGACGTCCTCAGCAAATCCCGAGCCGACCAAAACTCACCGAACGAACAGGAGGCCACCCCAGCGGAACTGACTGCATGAGCTATCACTTCGAAGAATCACACAAAGACGTCCTACACTACGTCCCTGGACTTGACCATCGCGTCGCCGAGAACCAACCTCTGGAAAGCTTCGGTGGCCCGATGCTCTTCATAGCCGCTTGGATCGGTGTAGTGCTCGTAGAGCACGAAGGTGTTCGGATCGTCGGCGCGGACGTGGGCCTGAAAGTGGACCATCTTGGGCTCGGCGCGGTTTCCCGGGGTCATGTTGTGGAGAATCGAGCGAATATGCTCGGCCTCGCCGGGGTTGGCGACCCAGGTGGCGATAACAACGTATGCCACGGCAATACTCCTGTCGGTGGTGTAGGTGAAGGTATTGTCTCCAGCAACCCAGCAAACCTCACAGCCCGGTCGCCGTGGTAGGGGTTCCTGCTCAACTGTGGCCATTTCGATCGAGCAGTTATCGGATATCGCGTTCCAACGACTCGTATCGCAAACCAACTCGGTCCCTGGTGCGGGGCGGGCGGCGGAGCTATCCTGAATGTGCAGATATCCAGTAGAGCGACGAAACGGAGAAATTGCGTGACACGCGTACTACTTGCAGTCTCAGGTTCGGACCATTGGACCCTCGCCGACGGCACCAAGCACCCCTGCGGCTACTGGCCGGAAGAGCTCGCGGTCCCGCACGAAGTGTTCACCCAGGCTGGCTTCGACATCACTATCGCCACCCCAGCGGCCGCTCGTCCGGTTGCCGACGAGGCTGGGTTTACGCCCGAGATGAACGGCGGCTCGAGCGAGCCGGGCGAGAGGTTTCGCGCTTACCTGGCCGGTATCGCTGATCAACTCGCCGCGCCAGCCGACCTCGACGCGGTGAAGGCCGACGATTACGACCTGGTCTTCATCCCCGGCGGGCACGGACCAATGGAGGACCTCGCGGTGTCCGAGCGGTTCGGCGCCTTACTCGGTGAGTTCACCGCACAGGACAAGCCCGTTGCGGCCGTGTGCCACGGCCCCGCCGCGCTGCTGCCTGCCCGCCACGCGGACGGGACGTGGTTGTTCGGTGGACGTAAGGTGACCGGTTTCAGCAATACCGAGGAGGCACAGATCGGGTTCGCCGACAAAGCATCCTGGCTGCTCGAAGACCGCCTTACCGCCGATGGTGGGGTCTACGAGCACGGTGGCACGCCGTGGTCACCGCACGTCACTGTCGACGACAACCTGTACACCGGCCAGAATCCGGCGTCCGCGCAGCCGTTAGCGGAGGCTCTAGTGGCCGAGTTCGCGGCCTCAGCTCGCGCCTGAGCGCACTGCGCGTAGCCCGGCCCCCAGAGACTGTGCATCGGCATAGTCTCTGGGCGTGGTGAGGTGTTCGCAAAACCATTTTTCAAATGGACTTCGAATTGCCCTGGAAATCCCGGAGGCTCCTGACCTTGGAAATGAGGATGCAGGTATGCCCACGGAATCGTCGTCAGGGAAGAAGCCGACCAGTCGCAGGTATAGCCCGGAGGAGAAGGTCGCCGCGGTGCGGATGGTGCGCGCTTTGCGTGCTGAGTTAGGCACTGATCAGGGAACCGTCTCGCGGGTGGCCCACCAGCTCGGCTACGGCGTGGAGTCGGTGCGCAGCTGGGTGCGCCAAGCTGACATCGATGACGGGTACGCCCCGGGAGTGTCCACTGCGGAGTCGGCACGGATCAAAGCGCTGGAACAGGAGAACCGAGAACTCAAGCGCGCCAACGAAATACTGAAACGAGCAGCCAGTTTCTTCGGGGTGGAGCTCGACCGCCAACACAAGAAATAGTCGCGTTCATCGACACCCAGCGCGCCGAGTTCGGGGTCGAGCCCATCATCACTGTCCTGCGCAACGCAGGGGTGTCGATGGCCCCGAGCACCTACTACGACACCAAGGCCCGCGCCCCGTCGGCGCGGGCCTGCCGGGACGCGGTGATCGGGCCGGCGCTGCGCCAGCTCTGGGAGGACAACTACCGCGTCTACGGTGCCCGCAAGCTGTGGAAAGCCGCCCGCCGGGCCGGCCACGACGTCGGTCGCGACCAGGTGGCCCGCCACATGCGCGCGGCCGGCATCGCCGGGGTGCGTCGCGGTAAACAGATCAAGACCACCAAGTCCGATCCCACCGCGGCGCGCCATCCCGATCTGGTTGAGCGGAAGTTCACCGCCGCCGCGCCCAACCAACTCTGGGTCACCGATCTAACGTTCGTGCCGACCTGGTCGGGGGTGGCCTACGTCTGTTTCATCACCGACACATTCAGTCGGATGATCGTGGGCTGGCGGGTGGCCTCGAACATGCGCACCACGATGGTCCTCGACGCGTTGGAGATGGCCCGCTGGTCACGCGGAAACCTGTTGGAAGGCTTAAGGTGTCACTCCGATGCGGGATCGCAGTTCACGTCCAGAGCCTGTCACGAATTCTGTGTAAGTCAGAGGTGACTTGACTACGAATTGTATTCTAACACAACGGAAGTCGTCCCGAAAACAGCTTGGCGAGTGTGTTCAATGTCACAGTCCAGTTGTATGTTCCGGTGCCCGAGAAGCCTCCTCTCTGGCTGGAGATGTTGCGCAAACCGAGATACAGCAACTTCATCGCGGCGTCCTTGTCGGGGAAATGGCCGCGGTTCTTGGTGATCTTGCGCAGCTGGAAATTGATCGACTCGATCGTTATCTCAAGTCCTACTCATGGCAGTGGTGGTGACTTGCAGGTTTGTGTCGTGGAGGGTGTCGATGACGCGGATGGAAATCGGTATCGGGCATCGGTCGGCACGGCCCGGTTGTTACTGAAGTGTGATGTGTCGGCCGGTGTTTTCGCGGCGTTGGCCAAGGGCGCACGCGAGTTGGCGGCGTAGCCGCCGGTTCTCGTCGGTCAGCTCGTGATTGCGGCGGTTGGCGATTTCGAGCCGCTGCCGCAGTGAGCCATCACTGGCGCGTTGTCGGGCAGGTAACGGCTTGCTTGTCTCGGGCCGGTGCTGGGCACGGAGCCGGCTGATCTCGTCTTTGAGATCGGTTTGGGTGTAGATCCACGAGCGGGAGACACCGGCGTGGCGGGCGACGGATTCGAAGGTGAGCACGGCACCGGTTCGGTCGAGTTCATGGATGGCGGCGATGGCCTTGGCGCGGGTGAGTTCGTGGCGCTGCTGGGCGGCGCGGATGAGGTGGATGCTGTTGTCAGCCGGCATGTTTGGCCTTACCTGGTTGTTGATGGCTGAG is part of the Mycolicibacterium tusciae JS617 genome and encodes:
- a CDS encoding putative quinol monooxygenase, yielding MAYVVIATWVANPGEAEHIRSILHNMTPGNRAEPKMVHFQAHVRADDPNTFVLYEHYTDPSGYEEHRATEAFQRLVLGDAMVKSRDVV
- a CDS encoding type 1 glutamine amidotransferase domain-containing protein: MTRVLLAVSGSDHWTLADGTKHPCGYWPEELAVPHEVFTQAGFDITIATPAAARPVADEAGFTPEMNGGSSEPGERFRAYLAGIADQLAAPADLDAVKADDYDLVFIPGGHGPMEDLAVSERFGALLGEFTAQDKPVAAVCHGPAALLPARHADGTWLFGGRKVTGFSNTEEAQIGFADKASWLLEDRLTADGGVYEHGGTPWSPHVTVDDNLYTGQNPASAQPLAEALVAEFAASARA
- a CDS encoding DUF6262 family protein, yielding MPADNSIHLIRAAQQRHELTRAKAIAAIHELDRTGAVLTFESVARHAGVSRSWIYTQTDLKDEISRLRAQHRPETSKPLPARQRASDGSLRQRLEIANRRNHELTDENRRLRRQLACALGQRRENTGRHITLQ